One genomic segment of Paenibacillus sp. FSL H8-0332 includes these proteins:
- a CDS encoding YihY/virulence factor BrkB family protein produces MNSTSGSRRGTFNFIKQLWVKINDDDVQGIAAQLTYYLILSLFPFLIFIMTLIGYANISLEKNIEQLEQIMPAEAISIIEEILQDVSAGRSQTLLSFGMLATLWAASKGINAIIKGLNRAYEIDESRVFWKIRGIALLATLTIGFVVLLSILLLVLGSWLKTQIFLLVDLPYGFQKLWDLLQYAIPLLVMFIVFTLLYWIAPSRRLALREVMPGALFTTFGWITTSILFSVYVNQFSDFSKTYGSLGGVTVLLIWLYISSFIILAGGEINAVLLNRKVKSMPFSSFNGQKLP; encoded by the coding sequence ATGAACAGCACTTCGGGCAGTAGAAGAGGCACTTTCAATTTCATCAAGCAGCTATGGGTGAAAATCAACGACGATGATGTCCAGGGCATCGCTGCGCAGCTGACCTATTATTTAATCCTGTCTCTGTTTCCTTTTCTAATCTTCATCATGACCCTGATCGGGTATGCGAATATCTCGCTGGAGAAAAATATAGAGCAGCTGGAGCAGATCATGCCCGCCGAAGCCATCTCAATTATAGAAGAGATTCTGCAGGATGTGTCCGCCGGACGCAGCCAGACGCTGTTGTCCTTCGGGATGCTGGCTACGCTGTGGGCCGCCTCCAAAGGAATCAATGCTATCATCAAGGGGCTTAACCGTGCCTACGAGATTGACGAGAGCAGAGTGTTCTGGAAAATCCGGGGGATCGCCCTGCTCGCTACCTTGACGATCGGGTTCGTCGTACTGCTCAGCATTCTGCTGCTGGTCCTCGGAAGCTGGCTTAAGACGCAGATCTTCCTGCTGGTTGATCTTCCCTATGGTTTCCAAAAGCTCTGGGATCTGCTGCAATACGCGATTCCACTGCTCGTGATGTTCATTGTCTTCACCCTGCTGTACTGGATCGCTCCCAGCCGGAGACTGGCGCTGCGGGAGGTCATGCCTGGGGCGCTGTTCACCACCTTCGGCTGGATTACGACCTCGATTCTGTTCTCCGTGTACGTCAATCAATTCAGTGATTTCTCCAAAACCTACGGCAGTCTCGGGGGCGTAACCGTGCTGCTAATCTGGCTGTATATCAGCTCGTTCATTATCCTGGCCGGAGGAGAGATCAATGCGGTCCTATTGAACCGCAAGGTGAAGAGTATGCCCTTCAGCTCTTTCAATGGACAGAAGCTCCCATGA
- a CDS encoding SDR family NAD(P)-dependent oxidoreductase — MKSSHSPRTALITGANHGIGLALTHRLLNEGWEVIALIRSAFAEDDRLIGQALCSRQLRIYKADLSDFGQLRSALQDINRHEAQIDILFNNAGGSFPELLLSKQGRELHYELQTVVPYIITMELKPLLLRGTLRTVVNTSSNAFMMKRSFDPASLEHPVKFQMLTGPYADTKRAMSLWTEAVAPALAAEGILIRSADPGGNNTLRSGKKSGIPLWLKPITRLFFPEPTHGAGLLYQAALGEHSGKSGVFLTKNQVKPLKFTEYSSRILKDVRAIHEQEFLQTGGAS, encoded by the coding sequence ATGAAATCATCACATTCCCCGCGCACCGCGCTAATTACCGGAGCCAATCACGGTATTGGGCTGGCCCTGACCCATAGACTGCTGAACGAAGGCTGGGAGGTCATTGCGCTGATCCGCTCTGCTTTTGCGGAAGATGACCGGCTTATCGGGCAGGCACTCTGCAGCAGACAACTTCGAATCTATAAGGCTGATTTAAGCGATTTCGGCCAATTACGGAGTGCCTTGCAGGATATTAACCGCCACGAAGCGCAGATTGACATCCTGTTCAATAATGCCGGGGGCAGCTTCCCCGAGTTACTCTTGTCCAAGCAAGGGCGTGAGCTGCATTATGAGCTGCAGACGGTGGTTCCGTATATCATTACGATGGAGCTGAAGCCGCTCTTGCTGAGAGGCACGCTCCGCACGGTCGTGAATACGTCCTCCAACGCTTTTATGATGAAGCGCAGCTTCGACCCGGCTTCTCTGGAGCATCCGGTGAAATTCCAGATGCTGACCGGCCCTTATGCCGACACCAAGCGCGCCATGTCCTTGTGGACGGAAGCGGTGGCACCCGCGCTTGCAGCCGAAGGCATCCTGATCCGCAGCGCTGATCCCGGAGGCAACAATACCCTTCGCAGCGGCAAAAAATCCGGTATCCCGCTGTGGTTAAAACCCATTACGCGGCTGTTCTTCCCCGAGCCTACCCATGGGGCAGGCCTGTTGTATCAGGCGGCTCTGGGTGAACACAGCGGCAAGTCAGGTGTCTTCCTGACCAAGAATCAGGTAAAACCGCTGAAATTCACTGAGTACAGCAGCCGTATCCTGAAGGATGTCCGGGCCATTCACGAACAGGAATTCCTTCAAACCGGCGGCGCATCATAG
- a CDS encoding MerR family transcriptional regulator produces MSLAEADLQQGYSIKETAERTGMSEDTIRYYEKIGLLPRAKRRGNSHRIYSDADLSRMQLVTCLKKTGMSLDDMRPYLDLSLDADLSQYPELHTMILNHRQKIIEQIASLQQIVDFIDVKIEQGNMGPQTCELTGDRKQMPRGRKTKAKVRETLKFR; encoded by the coding sequence ATGAGTCTGGCGGAAGCGGATCTCCAGCAGGGATATTCGATTAAGGAAACGGCGGAGCGGACCGGAATGTCCGAGGATACGATAAGGTATTACGAGAAGATTGGGCTGCTGCCCCGGGCGAAGCGCAGGGGAAACAGCCACCGCATTTATAGCGATGCGGATCTGAGTCGGATGCAGCTGGTGACATGCCTCAAAAAAACAGGAATGTCGCTGGACGACATGCGGCCTTATCTTGATTTGTCTCTGGATGCAGACCTGTCTCAGTATCCTGAGCTCCACACGATGATTCTGAATCACAGGCAGAAGATTATCGAGCAGATCGCTTCGCTGCAGCAGATTGTAGACTTCATTGATGTCAAAATAGAGCAGGGAAATATGGGCCCGCAGACCTGCGAGCTGACCGGAGACCGCAAGCAGATGCCAAGGGGACGTAAAACCAAAGCTAAAGTGAGAGAAACACTTAAGTTTAGATAG
- a CDS encoding glycerol dehydrogenase: MVQIIYSPSKYIQGSGEIARLGGYCLQMGAKGAYAIVDPYILSRYGQEIKDGFAAEQLPLMLREFQGECSLVQVEQIVAELDRGQVGTIVGIGGGKTLDTAKAVSHFADLPVMLVPTVASTDAPCSALAVLYTDSGEFDRYLPLRRSPDLVVADVAIIAGAPVRLLAAGMGDAMSTYYEARACSRSGAVTSTGGTGTLAALALARTCLDTLLTDGEQALKDAGEGRVTAALHHIVEANIYLSGIGFESGGLAAAHAIHNGLTLLEECKPMLHGEKVAFATLVQLILEDAEEAEIAGVVEFCRMAGLPVTLAELGLEGVEQGRLLQAAEASCNLENSPMGNMPFAVTPQQVLKAMLDADRRGAGVMT, from the coding sequence ATGGTGCAGATCATTTATTCACCGTCAAAATACATTCAGGGCAGCGGAGAGATTGCCAGACTGGGCGGTTACTGCCTGCAAATGGGGGCTAAGGGGGCGTATGCCATAGTAGATCCTTATATTCTCTCAAGGTATGGGCAAGAGATTAAGGACGGCTTCGCGGCTGAGCAGCTTCCCTTGATGCTGCGTGAATTCCAAGGGGAATGCAGCCTGGTGCAGGTAGAGCAGATCGTAGCTGAGCTGGATAGGGGACAGGTGGGGACCATCGTAGGGATTGGCGGCGGCAAAACCCTGGATACAGCCAAGGCCGTCAGCCATTTCGCTGACTTGCCGGTGATGCTGGTGCCGACTGTCGCTTCAACAGATGCACCTTGCAGCGCCTTGGCGGTTCTCTATACCGACTCTGGAGAGTTTGACCGGTATCTGCCGCTGCGCCGCAGCCCGGATCTGGTGGTTGCAGATGTGGCGATCATTGCAGGTGCCCCCGTAAGATTGCTGGCCGCCGGGATGGGCGATGCCATGTCCACCTACTATGAAGCCCGGGCTTGCAGCCGGTCGGGAGCAGTAACCAGCACCGGAGGGACAGGGACGCTGGCGGCTCTCGCCCTGGCCCGTACCTGCCTGGATACACTGCTTACGGATGGGGAGCAAGCGCTGAAGGATGCCGGCGAGGGCCGTGTCACGGCTGCCCTTCATCACATCGTCGAAGCGAATATCTATCTCAGCGGCATCGGATTCGAGAGCGGAGGCTTGGCCGCCGCCCATGCCATTCATAACGGGCTGACGCTGCTGGAGGAGTGCAAGCCTATGCTGCACGGGGAAAAGGTCGCTTTTGCTACACTGGTGCAGCTGATTCTGGAGGATGCAGAAGAGGCGGAGATTGCCGGAGTCGTGGAGTTCTGCCGGATGGCAGGCCTGCCTGTGACCCTGGCGGAGCTGGGACTGGAAGGAGTGGAGCAGGGCCGGCTGCTGCAGGCTGCCGAAGCCAGCTGTAACCTGGAGAATAGTCCGATGGGCAATATGCCTTTTGCCGTGACACCGCAGCAGGTGCTGAAGGCTATGCTTGACGCTGACAGACGCGGAGCTGGAGTAATGACATAG